In Ktedonobacteraceae bacterium, one genomic interval encodes:
- the aceB gene encoding malate synthase A, whose protein sequence is MTTYKSPVEGIEITEPVTPEFAEILSPDALRFVATLVRAFRDRREELLQRRARRQAELDAGNLPDFLPETEHIRNSEWTIAPVPPDLQDRRVEITGPVERKMIINALNSGAKVFMADFEDAFSPTWEGTIQGQINVRDAVNRTITYTSPEGKQYALNDEIATLLVRPRGWHLVEKHVLIDGRPVSGGIFDFGLYFFHNVKTLLAKGTGPYFYLPKLESHLEARLWNDVFVLAQKDLGIPQGTIKATVLIETILATFEMDEILYELREHSSGLNCGRWDYIFSAIKKFRNIPDYIFPDRAQVTMTTHFMRSYSLLTIKTCHRRNAHAIGGMAAQIPIKNDPKANEEALERVRADKRREATDGHDGTWVAHPGLVPIAMEEFDAVMKTPNQIYRKREDVHVTAADLLKVPEGTITEAGLRNNISVSLQYLESWLRGSGCVPINNLMEDAATVEISRAQIWQWIHHPKGILSDGRKVTVELFRELAKDELEKIRSRVGEERFAGGKYQVVAEILDSIITDDQFVEFLTLPAYKYLE, encoded by the coding sequence ATGACTACCTACAAATCCCCGGTAGAAGGTATCGAAATTACGGAACCGGTTACCCCAGAATTTGCCGAAATATTGTCCCCCGATGCCTTGCGATTTGTCGCTACCCTGGTGCGCGCTTTCCGCGACAGACGCGAGGAATTGTTGCAGAGAAGAGCACGGCGGCAGGCCGAACTCGATGCCGGCAATTTGCCGGATTTCCTGCCCGAAACCGAGCATATTCGCAATAGCGAGTGGACGATTGCGCCTGTTCCGCCAGACCTGCAAGATCGGCGCGTAGAGATCACCGGACCGGTCGAGCGCAAAATGATCATCAATGCGTTGAATTCGGGCGCGAAGGTATTCATGGCCGACTTTGAAGATGCCTTCTCCCCAACATGGGAGGGAACCATTCAGGGACAGATCAACGTGCGCGATGCCGTCAATCGCACGATTACCTATACCAGCCCGGAGGGCAAACAATACGCACTCAATGACGAGATTGCGACGCTGCTGGTACGCCCGCGTGGCTGGCACCTGGTAGAAAAGCACGTGCTGATCGATGGCAGGCCTGTCTCCGGCGGCATCTTCGATTTTGGCCTGTACTTCTTCCATAACGTCAAAACGCTGCTCGCGAAAGGCACCGGCCCCTACTTTTACCTGCCCAAGCTCGAAAGCCATCTAGAGGCCCGCCTGTGGAATGATGTATTCGTGCTGGCGCAAAAAGATCTCGGCATTCCCCAGGGAACTATCAAAGCCACCGTGCTGATCGAAACCATCCTGGCGACGTTCGAGATGGACGAAATTCTTTACGAACTGCGCGAGCACTCGTCCGGCTTGAATTGCGGGCGCTGGGATTACATCTTCAGCGCGATTAAGAAGTTCCGCAACATTCCCGACTACATCTTCCCTGACCGCGCCCAGGTAACAATGACAACGCACTTCATGCGCTCCTACTCCTTGCTTACCATCAAGACCTGTCACCGCCGCAACGCGCACGCCATCGGCGGCATGGCGGCGCAGATTCCCATCAAAAACGATCCAAAGGCGAACGAAGAGGCGCTTGAACGCGTGCGGGCCGATAAGCGGCGCGAGGCTACCGACGGTCATGATGGCACCTGGGTAGCGCATCCAGGACTGGTGCCAATCGCGATGGAAGAATTTGACGCCGTGATGAAGACCCCGAACCAGATCTATAGGAAGCGCGAAGACGTGCATGTCACAGCTGCCGACCTGTTGAAAGTGCCCGAAGGCACGATTACCGAGGCCGGACTCCGCAACAACATCAGCGTCAGCCTCCAGTACCTCGAATCGTGGCTGCGCGGTTCCGGCTGCGTTCCCATCAACAATCTGATGGAGGATGCTGCCACGGTCGAAATCTCGCGCGCGCAGATCTGGCAATGGATTCATCATCCCAAGGGCATCTTATCAGATGGCAGAAAAGTGACGGTCGAACTCTTCCGCGAACTTGCGAAGGACGAGCTTGAGAAAATCCGGTCAAGGGTTGGTGAAGAGCGATTCGCCGGGGGAAAATACCAGGTGGTTGCGGAGATTCTGGACTCGATCATTACAGACGATCAGTTTGTGGAGTTTTTGACACTGCCCGCGTATAAGTACCTGGAATAG
- the aceA gene encoding isocitrate lyase, with product MSEHNGMNGNANGNGRHTMNGHSKHGMKKFSASTLEADWQGNLRWHGIVRPYRAEDVLRLRGSVQIEYTLARMGAERLWNLLNSEPYVAALGAMTGNQAVQQVKAGLKAIYLSGWQVAADANLAGQMYPDQSLYPSNSVPEVVRRINHALQRADQIHYTEGKQDIYWFAPIVADAEAGFGGPLNVFELMKAMIEAGAAGVHFEDQLSSEKKCGHMGGKVLVPTQSAIKNLVAARLAADVLGVPTILIARTDANAAKLITSDIDPADQQFLTGERTPEGFYRMRSGLETAIARGLSYAPYADLLWCETSEPNLDEARRFAEAIHEQFPGKMLAYNCSPSFNWRKKLDPETIAVFQKELAKMGYRFQFITLAGFHALNYSMFKLAHEYRTHGMTGYSKLQEAEFELEDFGYTATKHQREVGTGYFDEVAQVISHGMSSTTALAESTEVAQFR from the coding sequence ATGAGCGAACATAATGGGATGAATGGGAACGCGAATGGAAATGGCCGGCATACCATGAATGGTCATTCCAAACATGGAATGAAGAAATTTTCTGCATCAACGCTAGAGGCCGATTGGCAGGGCAACTTGCGTTGGCACGGAATCGTTCGTCCATATCGTGCGGAAGATGTACTCCGATTACGCGGGTCTGTTCAAATCGAATATACGCTGGCGCGCATGGGCGCCGAGCGGCTGTGGAACCTCTTGAACTCGGAACCCTACGTCGCGGCCCTGGGCGCAATGACCGGCAATCAGGCAGTGCAGCAGGTCAAGGCCGGATTGAAGGCGATCTATCTCAGCGGCTGGCAGGTTGCCGCAGATGCCAACCTCGCCGGGCAGATGTACCCCGACCAGAGCCTGTACCCCTCGAACAGCGTGCCAGAGGTTGTGCGCAGGATTAACCACGCGCTCCAGCGAGCCGACCAGATTCATTATACAGAGGGTAAGCAGGATATCTACTGGTTTGCGCCTATCGTGGCGGATGCCGAGGCAGGCTTCGGTGGCCCTCTGAACGTGTTCGAACTCATGAAAGCAATGATCGAAGCGGGTGCGGCAGGCGTGCATTTTGAAGATCAACTCTCGTCTGAGAAAAAATGCGGGCACATGGGTGGCAAAGTACTCGTGCCAACGCAAAGCGCGATTAAAAACCTGGTCGCCGCGCGCCTGGCAGCAGATGTGCTGGGCGTCCCAACCATACTCATCGCCCGTACCGATGCTAACGCAGCTAAACTGATTACCAGCGATATCGACCCCGCCGATCAGCAATTTCTCACCGGAGAGCGCACCCCCGAAGGGTTCTACAGGATGCGCAGCGGTCTGGAAACGGCCATCGCGCGAGGCCTCTCATATGCTCCATACGCGGACCTTCTGTGGTGCGAGACCTCAGAACCAAACCTGGATGAGGCACGCCGTTTCGCTGAAGCCATTCACGAACAATTTCCCGGCAAGATGCTGGCCTATAACTGCTCTCCCTCCTTCAACTGGCGCAAGAAGCTCGATCCCGAGACCATCGCCGTCTTCCAGAAGGAACTGGCAAAGATGGGATACAGGTTCCAGTTCATCACCCTGGCCGGTTTCCATGCCCTCAACTACAGCATGTTCAAGCTGGCGCACGAGTACCGTACACATGGCATGACCGGCTACTCGAAGCTGCAAGAGGCGGAGTTCGAGCTTGAGGACTTTGGATACACCGCGACCAAACACCAGCGCGAGGTAGGCACCGGGTACTTCGATGAGGTCGCACAGGTCATTTCCCATGGCATGTCCTCGACAACCGCCCTGGCAGAATCGACGGAAGTGGCACAATTCCGCTAA
- a CDS encoding DNA double-strand break repair nuclease NurA — protein sequence MASFTDLVAERIRLRKEEFLAGLSSKPGDEIEQLLAQAIQSHWHPFELEKIRGADQSRSLAAAIDGSSAIRALNSGADWVIAQALLIGPNGLRRSDVETHLLRGETERPAVARYAALMMRSLELDLALKFVESGEGHILILDGSLYANLPYLLYRLAIRGYEDVPLQVLEQYLELFDLCQKRGVLLLGISKSARSAVLGHALLDEHSTSQSLIAQQPASGTPEPLDADVQENEEVAPGDAVNGKGRRRGVRSGMNGIPTDGEIMHRWTKGAGLTDPVLLGSSSFGRAGVIADEKLTLQIEEALREPQVSPDLQALLRRLSYAPAIGTFYVRLAPGDEVLRVDALASTFGRDDLHLLGFTRMLVPFTTALPHVQYLLGEYGGLSVYNAALYVVDKEVRLHAATVDHVYLPVLRRQLGQTVEYDRSTRRFIR from the coding sequence ATGGCATCATTTACGGATCTGGTTGCCGAGCGAATTCGCTTACGGAAAGAAGAATTCCTGGCCGGGTTATCGAGCAAGCCAGGTGATGAGATTGAGCAGCTTCTTGCTCAGGCAATTCAATCGCACTGGCACCCTTTCGAGCTTGAAAAGATCAGGGGTGCGGATCAAAGTAGATCACTGGCAGCGGCGATAGATGGCTCGAGCGCGATACGGGCTCTAAATAGTGGAGCGGATTGGGTGATTGCACAGGCCTTGCTGATTGGCCCGAACGGCCTTCGCAGGTCTGATGTCGAGACCCATTTGTTACGTGGTGAGACCGAACGCCCGGCTGTGGCGCGCTACGCTGCGCTCATGATGCGGTCGCTCGAATTGGACCTGGCCCTGAAATTTGTCGAGAGCGGAGAAGGTCATATCCTGATCCTTGATGGTTCGCTCTATGCTAATCTTCCTTACCTGCTCTACAGGCTCGCGATACGTGGTTACGAAGATGTACCCTTGCAAGTACTGGAGCAATATCTTGAGCTTTTCGATCTTTGCCAGAAACGTGGAGTCCTGCTCTTAGGCATTTCAAAAAGCGCCCGCTCGGCAGTTTTAGGTCACGCCCTGCTTGATGAACATTCCACTTCTCAGTCCCTGATCGCGCAACAACCAGCATCCGGGACCCCAGAGCCGTTAGATGCGGATGTCCAGGAAAATGAGGAAGTGGCTCCTGGCGATGCGGTGAATGGGAAAGGCAGGCGACGAGGTGTAAGATCGGGCATGAATGGGATTCCAACCGATGGAGAAATCATGCACCGTTGGACGAAAGGTGCGGGCCTCACCGATCCTGTGTTGCTGGGATCATCTTCTTTTGGGCGTGCCGGGGTAATAGCGGATGAGAAATTAACGCTACAAATAGAGGAAGCTTTGCGTGAACCACAGGTATCTCCTGATCTGCAGGCGCTACTGAGACGGCTTTCTTATGCTCCCGCGATTGGCACGTTTTATGTACGTCTTGCTCCAGGCGATGAAGTTCTGCGGGTGGATGCGTTGGCAAGCACGTTTGGTAGAGATGATCTTCACCTGCTTGGGTTTACGCGGATGCTGGTTCCTTTTACTACAGCTTTGCCACACGTCCAGTATCTTTTGGGCGAATATGGAGGCCTTTCGGTTTATAACGCGGCGCTTTACGTCGTGGATAAAGAGGTTCGCCTGCATGCCGCAACGGTAGATCATGTATATCTTCCCGTGCTGCGGCGCCAGCTTGGGCAGACGGTAGAGTATGACCGGTCGACCCGCCGCTTTATCCGGTAA
- a CDS encoding ATP-binding protein has protein sequence MQNSLSSICGREAGFIVGETSPLEFTFVSSQELLPPRLEYLVVPGVEEKGGTVPSSEAPSTHVDVLAQVVEIGVGSAILSDALTYDETMAILRGSYAPQPKMYGKARVIGYLLHGVVRTPRCAAIPGSTVYIASDALLQQFFSADVEEGVEVGTLINRQHVPVLLDPNGLRRHLAIIAQTGAGKSYLAGKFFESLLQLGATILVFDPNSDYVQIRKKAGQQERPYHNAEKTAFADDVRIYRIPEIQGRRFPDELIGNVLPFTVRFADLSHDEIAELAGISERATNQRRAIELACERLQREGVDYRPGELITALKDLAAADNGNKTTAQAQKLEAGSGQNQEDAPEEILGSDERRAARKAAQYIEDLRRFSIWNYQDIRMQDVLQPQRLTVLDLAGADKLVAAYAAERMLRDIWKRAITGQLHQPVFIVLEEAHNLIPANSQTRASRIINTIAAEGRKFRVFLTLITQRPSKINPDTLSQCGSQIIMQLTNPDDQRAVQRASEAISAELLNDLPGLNKGEAIVLGQLTRIPVMVRITGRASAEGGSDVDIVDALKRARRDVQTSRMAEKLHYQATAPRQQEEW, from the coding sequence ATGCAAAACTCGCTTTCATCTATTTGCGGACGTGAGGCAGGCTTCATCGTGGGTGAAACGAGCCCGCTGGAATTTACTTTCGTCAGCAGCCAGGAATTGCTTCCCCCACGATTGGAATACCTGGTAGTTCCAGGAGTCGAAGAAAAGGGCGGAACAGTTCCTTCAAGTGAAGCTCCCAGCACCCATGTAGATGTTCTCGCTCAGGTTGTCGAAATTGGCGTTGGTTCGGCTATTCTTTCGGATGCCCTGACTTACGATGAGACGATGGCGATACTGCGAGGCTCGTATGCTCCCCAGCCAAAGATGTACGGAAAGGCGCGTGTGATCGGCTACCTGCTTCATGGAGTGGTACGTACTCCGCGCTGCGCCGCTATTCCCGGAAGTACCGTCTATATTGCCTCTGATGCGCTTTTACAGCAATTTTTCAGCGCGGATGTAGAGGAAGGAGTGGAGGTTGGGACGCTGATCAATCGCCAGCATGTGCCTGTTCTGTTAGACCCCAATGGACTGCGTCGCCACCTGGCAATCATTGCGCAAACCGGCGCGGGCAAATCTTATCTGGCCGGCAAATTTTTCGAGAGCCTCTTACAACTTGGCGCAACGATCCTGGTTTTTGATCCAAATTCTGATTACGTGCAGATTCGCAAGAAAGCGGGTCAGCAAGAACGCCCCTATCACAACGCGGAGAAAACAGCCTTTGCCGACGATGTCAGAATCTATCGTATACCCGAAATTCAGGGCAGGCGTTTCCCGGACGAGCTCATCGGCAATGTGCTGCCTTTTACTGTGCGCTTTGCAGACCTGAGCCATGATGAGATCGCCGAGCTTGCCGGAATCTCCGAAAGGGCCACGAATCAGCGCAGGGCTATCGAACTGGCCTGCGAGCGGCTGCAGCGAGAGGGAGTGGATTACCGGCCCGGTGAATTGATTACCGCCCTGAAAGACCTCGCGGCTGCCGATAACGGCAATAAAACAACCGCGCAGGCCCAAAAATTGGAGGCTGGTAGTGGACAAAACCAGGAGGATGCGCCGGAAGAAATATTAGGGAGTGATGAACGGCGGGCGGCTCGTAAGGCAGCACAATATATTGAAGACCTGCGCCGCTTCTCGATCTGGAATTATCAGGATATTCGTATGCAAGATGTACTGCAACCACAACGGCTCACCGTGCTTGATCTGGCCGGCGCCGATAAGCTGGTCGCGGCCTACGCCGCAGAGCGCATGTTACGGGATATCTGGAAGCGCGCGATAACCGGGCAATTACATCAACCTGTTTTTATTGTACTTGAGGAAGCCCATAACTTGATTCCGGCAAACAGCCAGACACGCGCCAGCCGCATCATCAATACCATTGCCGCCGAAGGACGTAAATTTCGCGTATTTCTCACCCTGATTACGCAGCGGCCCAGCAAGATCAATCCCGATACGCTTTCACAATGTGGGAGCCAGATTATCATGCAATTGACCAATCCCGATGATCAGCGCGCGGTGCAAAGGGCTTCTGAGGCGATATCGGCGGAACTGCTGAATGATTTGCCGGGTCTGAACAAAGGTGAGGCGATTGTGTTGGGGCAATTGACACGCATTCCAGTAATGGTGCGCATCACCGGGCGCGCATCGGCTGAGGGTGGCAGCGATGTCGATATAGTTGACGCGCTGAAACGTGCCAGGCGGGATGTACAGACCAGTCGTATGGCGGAGAAGTTGC